A single Oryctolagus cuniculus chromosome 18, mOryCun1.1, whole genome shotgun sequence DNA region contains:
- the ORYCUNV1R1643 gene encoding vomeronasal 1 receptor oryCunV1R1643, which produces MISTNLDWVVIFLIQMKIGILGNASLLCFYTFTLITGQNLRPTDQILNQLVLANCLALVSKGIPQEMAAFGLEYFLDGTGCKLIYYLHRVSRGVSLSTTCLLGGFQAVNICSRSSWWRELRIRIPSCIGLCCSFCWILNLLVNIHVAIRVKGPVTHKNRSLENMPKFSCSKTTTDKLSSSLIAGMIFFVDYILLGLMVWASGSMVFVLYRHKQRVQHIHSKSQSHQPSHEARATCTILILVSSFVLFYSLSSVLTLHVALSVIPAQWLLNTSVFVALCFPTLSPVVLITRDPRVSKLWLACWSRCFFLNAE; this is translated from the coding sequence ATGATATCTACTAACTTAGACTGGGTGGTTATCTTCCTCATTCAGATGAAAATTGGGATCCTGGGAAATGCttcacttctttgtttttataccTTCACTTTAATTACAGGACAGAATCTCAGACCCACAGACCAAATTCTCAACCAGCTGGTCTTAGCTAACTGCTTAGCTCTTGTCTCCAAAGGGATCCCTCAGGAAATGGCAGCTTTCGGGTTAGAATATTTCCTAGATGGTACAGGATGTAAGCTCATCTACTATTTACACAGAGTGAGCAGAGGAGTTTCTCTTAGCACCACCTGCCTCCTCGGTGGCTTCCAGGCTGTTAATATTTGCTCCAGAAGTTCTTGGTGGCGGGAGCTCAGAATTAGAATTCCAAGCTGCATTGGCCTCTGTTGCTCCTTCTGCTGGATCCTGAATCTCCTGGTAAATATTCATGTTGCTATCAGGGTGAAGGGCCCAGTGACTCACAAAAATAGGAGCCTGGAAAACATGCCTAAATTTTCTTGTTCTAAGACCACTACAGACAAACTTTCAAGCTCACTGATTGCAGGCATGATATTTTTTGTTGACTATATACTTTTGGGTCTCATGGTCTGGGCCAGTGGCTCCATGGTCTTTGTCCTGTACAGACATAAGCAACGAGTCCAACACATTCATAGCAAGAGCCAATCCCACCAACCTTCTCATGAGGCCAGGGCCACATGTACCATCCTAATCCTGGTGAGCTCCTTTGTCTTATTttactctctctcctctgtgttgaCTCTCCATGTGGCCCTAAGTGTGATTCCAGCACAGTGGCTGTTGAACACCTCTGTGTTTGTGGCTTTGTGTTTCCCAACTCTCAGTCCCGTTGTGCTCATCACTCGTGACCCTCGTGTCTCTAAGTTGTGGCTGGCTTGCTGGTCAAGATGTTTTTTCCTTAATGCTGAATGA